A window of the Gossypium hirsutum isolate 1008001.06 chromosome A03, Gossypium_hirsutum_v2.1, whole genome shotgun sequence genome harbors these coding sequences:
- the LOC107963924 gene encoding protein enabled homolog, giving the protein MDTQHGSPFSWAYFCQAKTMEELKHSLLCTTMELEQTKILVQEELRKRDDQVLELKELLSKAMKERDEAKEKYQRLFLEKLGHHHHQHQQVSSIEDEPRRGIDSNNGFSSSDCEESIVSSPVVDPIQQGPQATIELVPDRPLPEKGKLLQAVMKAGPLLQTLLLAGPLPQWRHPPPPLDSFDIPPVTIPSPPPPPHRLHQDSFTTLNACGKVNRKRILLEGSDSPTETKYQRIVLH; this is encoded by the exons ATGGATACTCAGCATGGTTCCCCTTTTAGCTGGGCTTATTTTTGTCAAGCTAAG ACAATGGAAGAGCTTAAGCATTCACTTTTATGTACTACTATGGAGCTTGAACAAACAAAGATCCTAGTTCAAGAGGAGCTTCGAAAGAGAGATGATCAAGTACTTGAACTCAAGGAGTTGCTGAGCAAGGCTATGAAAGAGAGAGATGAAGCCAAGGAGAAATACCAAAGGCTTTTCCTTGAGAAACTAGGGCATCATCACCACCAACACCAACAGGTGTCCAGCATTGAAGATGAACCCAGAAGAGGGATTGATTCAAACAATGGcttctcatcatctgattgtgagGAAAGTATTGTTTCATCCCCTGTTGTTGACCCAATTCAACAAGGACCACAAGCAACCATAGAGCTGGTGCCTGATAGGCCATTGCCTGAAAAGGGAAAGCTTTTGCAGGCAGTGATGAAAGCTGGTCCACTCTTGCAAACCCTTCTTTTAGCTGGACCGTTGCCTCAATGGAGACACCCACCACCACCACTTGATTCCTTTGACATCCCACCTGTGACCATCccttcaccaccaccaccaccacatcGGCTCCACCAAGACTCCTTCACCACCCTAAACGCCTGTGGTAAAGTTAACAGAAAAAGGATTCTATTGGAAGGCTCTGATTCTCCTACAGAGACCAAGTACCAAAGAATAGTTCTCCATTGA